A region from the Methanofollis liminatans DSM 4140 genome encodes:
- a CDS encoding DUF6063 family protein, with the protein MKFDEENLGVALEIFYSILKNGSITRTDNPREFLRYDQETEVREALEVCARKQGLVLCRYHDVFYLSPGINNPVFGLSNTEIKNGLGYGFKNPEMYTAFFIMHILIAEFYRDSTREPYLEKVHKTRLLEVVEQKMKAMEALEDLETTSEGHQFNFKVIAETWNKLPSAELRPDECDEIKQRGISSKNALVNSTIAFMEKNQLVREHDGAVYLTPRCKAIIAGTYSNEEVQADLRAFIEGLGDAAEEDDA; encoded by the coding sequence ATGAAGTTTGACGAAGAAAACCTCGGAGTCGCCCTGGAGATCTTCTATTCCATCCTGAAGAACGGGTCGATCACACGCACCGACAATCCCCGCGAATTTTTACGGTATGACCAGGAGACCGAGGTGAGGGAGGCACTGGAGGTCTGCGCAAGAAAGCAGGGATTGGTCCTCTGCAGGTACCACGACGTCTTCTACCTCAGCCCCGGCATAAACAACCCGGTCTTCGGCCTCTCAAACACCGAGATCAAAAACGGTCTGGGGTACGGCTTCAAAAACCCCGAGATGTACACGGCATTTTTTATCATGCACATCCTCATCGCCGAGTTTTACCGGGACTCAACCCGCGAGCCCTACCTGGAGAAGGTGCACAAAACCCGTCTCCTTGAGGTGGTCGAGCAAAAGATGAAGGCAATGGAAGCACTCGAAGACCTGGAGACGACCAGCGAAGGCCACCAGTTCAACTTCAAAGTGATCGCCGAAACCTGGAACAAACTCCCTTCGGCCGAACTCAGACCAGACGAGTGCGATGAGATCAAACAGCGCGGTATCAGTTCGAAGAACGCCCTGGTCAACAGCACCATCGCCTTTATGGAGAAAAACCAGCTTGTCAGGGAGCACGACGGGGCGGTCTACCTCACCCCAAGGTGCAAGGCGATCATCGCCGGGACGTACAGCAACGAGGAGGTCCAGGCCGACCTGAGAGCCTTCATCGAGGGGCTTGGCGATGCCGCGGAGGAAGACGATGCCTAA
- a CDS encoding DUF4062 domain-containing protein — translation MKSNKKLTIMVSSTVYGIEELLDRIYTLLTEFGYEVWMSHKGTMPVFSQHSAFENCIAGVTNCDLFLGLITPHYGSGKDADGLSITHLELRKAIELNKPRWLLAHDHVIFARSLLNHLGYKGESGREKLSLEKNQILDDLRVIDMYEESILSQKPLQDRQGNWVQKFGSDDDAALFAMAQFSRYQEVEAFVRENLRDSARVSRIIQDRGGRL, via the coding sequence ATGAAGAGCAACAAAAAACTCACGATCATGGTTTCATCTACGGTCTATGGCATCGAAGAACTTCTGGACCGGATATACACGCTTTTAACTGAATTCGGGTATGAAGTCTGGATGTCGCACAAGGGAACCATGCCGGTCTTTTCACAACACTCAGCTTTTGAGAATTGTATAGCGGGGGTAACAAACTGCGATCTGTTTCTCGGTTTGATTACCCCTCATTACGGTAGTGGAAAAGATGCAGACGGACTTTCCATCACCCACCTTGAACTGAGAAAAGCCATCGAACTCAACAAACCGCGCTGGCTTCTGGCCCATGATCATGTAATTTTCGCCAGATCGCTGCTGAACCATCTGGGTTATAAAGGAGAGAGCGGCCGAGAAAAACTTTCACTGGAGAAAAACCAGATCCTGGATGATCTTCGTGTCATTGACATGTACGAAGAGTCCATTCTCTCTCAGAAGCCCCTGCAGGACCGACAGGGGAACTGGGTCCAGAAGTTCGGTTCTGATGATGACGCTGCTCTTTTCGCTATGGCACAGTTCTCTCGCTATCAGGAAGTCGAGGCGTTTGTGCGCGAGAACTTACGAGATAGTGCCCGTGTTTCTCGAATCATCCAGGACAGGGGAGGGAGGCTATGA
- a CDS encoding Fic family protein translates to MKPENIDEALLPEDDQSIEFLPKCQDLDVVGSVVCGFLNTSGGSLVCGVNDRGDIIGIDDADTVAKNLEQGLLDGVSPGALVSVQVHPVGEKRVLIVEVPAGKDLPYAFEHVIYIRDGQTTKKADIDTIRDMVLRKQVEPERWERRFSSADMKEDLDEDEVRSTVNAVTERARLQFRESKNPIRVLEDLGVCRYGRLTNGGDVLFGANPAMRYPQVRVRAACFTTNRADDTYRDMKSYEGPLVPVLEEGYRFIQRNTPTISRFDRDSLNRQDEPLYPIAAIREGLVNAFVHRDYSDFSGGISIHIYPDRLEIWNAGRFPEGVTPDNLMSGHISVLRNPDIAHVLYLRGLMEMIGRGSVMIRKACDERGLPPPKWSEDDRGVTLTFYAPEVTPEVTPEVTPEVTPEVTPEVTPEVTPEVTPEVTPEVTPEVTPEVTPEVRKMLGVLEGEMSRQDLQDTLGLKDKEHFRKAYLLPALRENLIEMTLPDKLQSSKQKYRLTAKGRTLSEKF, encoded by the coding sequence ATGAAACCGGAGAATATAGATGAGGCTCTGCTGCCTGAAGATGACCAGAGCATTGAATTTCTGCCGAAGTGCCAGGATCTTGATGTCGTCGGTTCTGTGGTCTGCGGTTTTCTCAATACGTCCGGTGGCTCTCTCGTCTGTGGTGTGAATGACAGGGGGGATATCATCGGCATCGACGACGCCGATACTGTAGCGAAGAATCTCGAACAAGGACTGCTCGACGGTGTTTCTCCGGGCGCACTGGTATCTGTTCAGGTCCATCCTGTCGGAGAAAAGAGGGTGCTGATCGTCGAGGTGCCGGCCGGCAAAGATCTACCGTACGCCTTTGAGCATGTGATCTATATTCGTGACGGTCAGACCACAAAAAAAGCCGATATCGATACGATCCGCGATATGGTGCTCCGCAAACAGGTGGAACCCGAACGATGGGAGCGCCGTTTTTCTTCTGCAGACATGAAGGAGGATCTGGATGAAGATGAAGTCCGTTCCACCGTGAATGCAGTGACCGAAAGGGCCAGGCTCCAGTTTCGAGAGAGCAAAAATCCGATCAGGGTTCTTGAAGACCTCGGAGTGTGTCGCTATGGACGCCTGACCAATGGCGGCGATGTCCTTTTTGGAGCCAATCCAGCCATGCGTTATCCGCAGGTACGGGTCCGTGCTGCCTGTTTTACGACAAACAGGGCAGATGACACGTACCGGGATATGAAATCCTATGAAGGCCCACTGGTACCGGTTTTGGAGGAAGGTTACCGTTTCATTCAACGAAATACACCAACTATCTCACGTTTTGACAGGGACAGTCTGAACCGGCAGGACGAGCCTCTCTACCCTATAGCCGCGATCAGGGAAGGGTTGGTAAATGCGTTTGTCCACCGGGATTACAGCGATTTTTCCGGGGGGATTAGCATTCACATCTATCCGGACCGTCTGGAGATCTGGAACGCCGGCAGGTTTCCTGAAGGTGTGACGCCCGATAACCTCATGTCCGGGCATATCTCGGTGCTGCGCAATCCGGACATTGCCCATGTGCTTTATCTGCGAGGATTAATGGAGATGATAGGCCGTGGCAGTGTGATGATCAGGAAGGCCTGTGACGAGCGCGGTTTACCTCCGCCGAAGTGGTCGGAAGACGATCGTGGTGTCACCTTAACCTTCTATGCCCCGGAAGTCACCCCGGAAGTCACCCCGGAAGTCACCCCGGAAGTCACCCCGGAAGTCACCCCGGAAGTCACCCCGGAAGTCACCCCGGAAGTCACCCCGGAAGTCACCCCGGAAGTCACCCCGGAAGTCACCCCGGAAGTCACCCCGGAAGTCAGAAAGATGCTCGGTGTCCTGGAGGGAGAAATGTCGCGGCAGGATCTTCAGGATACTCTCGGTCTGAAGGACAAAGAACACTTCAGGAAAGCCTATCTGCTGCCGGCCCTGCGGGAAAACCTGATCGAAATGACGCTCCCCGATAAACTACAGAGCAGCAAGCAAAAATATCGGCTCACAGCAAAAGGACGCACCCTTTCAGAAAAGTTTTGA
- a CDS encoding Wadjet anti-phage system protein JetD domain-containing protein, with amino-acid sequence MQNIIRAILLRHKNKRIALSYMKRILKDDGINLLADTEWQKQFICTIRYLIQKGVLVPLKNARPLTGYGGLPDRYTIRRDLIAEKEAPLSAEHKNELFSLPAPMSIDYYAHHADTYRRDRDAIIRIRDLIDGDDHEVLTVNERSYEIFGDEKAIDEPQHAAVDGSAVLRNLGLILADIRAKKVFEPFFYIEKGFGAEQGKTKRNVLIVENKDTFWTFQRAVIAGEFDGINLIIYGEGNAIQKKFEYIETVGGTPDDLYFYFGDIDREGIAIFNRLQARYPDYGIKPATSFYTAVLRKAGYRNARPLRTEQNRGQIPLSPFIDGFDEESRAAIEWIITEERYLPQEVLTAVDLRRMKALGLSETF; translated from the coding sequence ATGCAGAACATCATCAGAGCGATCCTCCTCCGGCATAAAAATAAGAGGATCGCCCTCAGCTATATGAAAAGAATCCTCAAAGACGATGGGATCAACCTCCTTGCTGATACCGAGTGGCAGAAGCAGTTCATCTGCACGATCCGCTACCTCATCCAGAAGGGCGTGCTCGTCCCCCTCAAGAATGCACGACCGCTCACCGGGTACGGCGGGCTTCCCGATAGATATACCATCCGGCGGGACCTGATCGCAGAAAAAGAAGCACCCCTCTCAGCGGAGCATAAAAACGAACTCTTCTCCCTCCCTGCCCCGATGTCCATTGATTACTACGCACACCATGCAGACACCTATCGCCGGGACCGTGACGCCATCATCAGGATCAGGGACCTGATCGACGGGGACGACCACGAGGTGCTGACAGTCAACGAACGCTCCTACGAGATCTTCGGCGACGAGAAGGCGATCGATGAACCGCAGCACGCAGCAGTCGACGGCTCGGCGGTGCTCAGGAATCTCGGCCTGATACTCGCAGACATCAGGGCAAAAAAGGTGTTTGAACCATTCTTCTACATTGAGAAGGGCTTCGGTGCAGAGCAGGGGAAAACGAAGAGAAACGTCCTGATTGTCGAGAACAAGGACACCTTCTGGACCTTCCAGCGGGCGGTGATTGCAGGGGAGTTTGACGGCATCAACCTCATCATCTACGGGGAGGGAAATGCGATCCAGAAAAAATTCGAGTACATCGAGACCGTGGGTGGGACACCGGACGACCTATATTTCTATTTCGGGGACATTGACAGGGAGGGCATTGCCATCTTCAACCGTTTGCAGGCACGCTACCCCGACTATGGCATCAAGCCGGCCACCTCCTTCTACACCGCCGTTCTGAGGAAGGCAGGATACCGGAATGCTCGCCCTCTCAGGACAGAACAAAACAGAGGGCAGATTCCACTTTCCCCTTTTATCGACGGTTTCGACGAAGAGAGCAGGGCGGCGATCGAGTGGATCATCACGGAAGAGAGATATCTCCCGCAGGAGGTCCTCACCGCTGTCGACCTCAGGAGGATGAAGGCCCTTGGACTATCAGAGACATTTTAA
- a CDS encoding tyrosine-type recombinase/integrase — translation MAKGVRTGTSFHKSDATYLRNTQEMIARKTHNGEITPQDAGLLREYLAEITAESGISAVRQYKIAIQIVGLRRFLPPFAGATAGDLYHAVNQIRAATGDDGAPLFKQNTVSDMTRFLRRFYLWMIENGYSVIPEAKVKKIKPPAYQRMTKTAEELLTEDEIRAMLEAARTPKDRALLATLYESGCRIGELGTLTWGQVKFTNWNVTLNVDGKTQKPRYVPLVIARPYLAAWKAAYPKKITPEAHVFLTATTQQPLQYAGVVKQFRVIAQRGGVKKHINPHLFRHSRITHLIQQGMPESVIKLMMWGSLNTGMFQTYAHLTNRDIDTAMAKLTGVTTEEEERSVALEAKQCPRCHSVNGPTYHFCATCGLALDQDAEIELRGAQEATDEYYLKKILTNPAMLEKLTWTLQSITGASGSMRT, via the coding sequence ATGGCAAAAGGAGTACGGACAGGAACATCGTTCCATAAGTCTGATGCAACCTATCTCAGGAACACCCAGGAGATGATTGCACGGAAGACCCATAACGGCGAGATTACACCGCAGGATGCGGGTCTTCTCAGGGAGTATCTCGCCGAGATCACCGCCGAGAGCGGAATAAGCGCCGTACGCCAGTACAAGATCGCCATCCAGATCGTCGGCCTCCGCCGTTTCCTCCCACCGTTTGCCGGGGCGACCGCCGGGGACCTGTATCACGCTGTCAACCAGATCAGGGCCGCCACCGGCGATGACGGTGCACCCCTCTTCAAGCAGAACACGGTCTCCGATATGACCCGGTTTCTCCGCCGTTTTTATCTCTGGATGATCGAGAACGGCTATAGCGTTATTCCGGAAGCGAAGGTGAAGAAGATCAAACCGCCGGCCTATCAACGGATGACCAAGACCGCCGAGGAACTCCTGACCGAGGACGAGATCAGGGCAATGCTTGAAGCGGCCCGCACCCCGAAAGACCGGGCATTGCTTGCCACCCTCTATGAGTCGGGCTGCCGGATCGGCGAGCTCGGCACGCTCACGTGGGGACAGGTGAAGTTCACCAACTGGAACGTCACCCTGAATGTGGACGGCAAGACCCAGAAACCGCGATATGTCCCTCTTGTCATTGCCCGCCCCTATCTTGCCGCATGGAAGGCAGCGTATCCGAAGAAAATTACCCCGGAAGCACACGTCTTCCTGACCGCCACCACCCAGCAGCCCCTGCAATATGCAGGCGTTGTCAAGCAGTTCAGGGTCATCGCACAAAGAGGCGGGGTCAAAAAGCATATCAATCCCCATCTCTTCAGGCATTCCAGGATCACGCACCTGATCCAGCAGGGGATGCCTGAATCGGTGATCAAACTGATGATGTGGGGGAGTCTCAACACCGGTATGTTCCAGACCTATGCCCATCTCACCAACCGGGATATCGACACGGCCATGGCCAAGCTCACCGGTGTGACGACCGAGGAGGAAGAGAGGAGCGTGGCTCTGGAGGCCAAACAGTGCCCGCGGTGCCACTCGGTGAACGGCCCGACCTATCACTTCTGTGCGACCTGCGGACTTGCGCTGGACCAGGACGCAGAGATTGAACTGAGGGGGGCACAGGAGGCCACCGATGAGTATTATCTCAAAAAGATCCTGACCAATCCTGCCATGCTCGAAAAATTGACCTGGACCTTGCAGAGCATCACAGGGGCATCGGGTTCGATGAGGACCTGA
- a CDS encoding coiled-coil domain-containing protein translates to MPKLQRVRVVNAQFDDGRGIYEDFTMPFYSRNATYELRNGGGKSVLLMLMLQCILPNTSLDPNHPFKDMFRGGDQNRTTHILAEWELEEGIAEKKYLLTGFCAKRRSDQDEGEKNDGIKYFSYIHLYDRQNDLDLKNIPLCWRERGDFVVRDYADSQRMLREKAKAGYDIWATDVRKEYLEKIQTYCLLEPEWEFIKQINRQENFLKSYFREFRSSRTLVEKLLIKTIERCLQHKQSLRTGEETGGSNEKSLADALYQCQEELKRLQEEQKCLHDYEHLLDGITTLQEANQEMIGSFQAFEESKQRAASQYAAHREALARKEEEIRDLQERAAGKEAALHSIETDIEMTGLIVQNVRVNLLRQSLEKVGGEKTHLEEAVEAQEHEVKCAWAVNKYLRYREALAEVRKNEEYIENTTRDHLEIFTRLQRLGKTLLAHSLREKQRVTDDLQRGEDEAEALKEANTKLERALGGITTRIEENRLAIDNLERQIAELDEEEADLHQKHKQCPRVDTGLSDQIPTLIEATERRITRENDACALLSAEIDERKRRLDRNEVSEKGLREQIDLRNRDIDRVKREVEAYTAEEQAAHQIAGLYGTDEVETCRAHLNDRIGELQESLRDLKDRRTSLEKELEGVLHYGVALNRDTLDALDTLREKYAEVMSGAEYLKDLPPDEREESLANAPWLSKAILLLPQDYETIVHSPSVLPALVQDASVVITSYGYLREKRVLTLGDVYIPSRPPKHTLRVLDSDREAERLRKEISRINDESIRTGEELEGARKNEEALRSFVLRFPPGYQEQKEAEIRGYAEARDEKVALHAAVQKEIEDDRDALPEIEARLEKKREEVNLFERKRLLLLNIQEISGKKKEASKGLQQKIQYGKEYEAALEQTEAGIARGTLDLKNKEQSNRQLNAHLRTVTGACAEYREYEKDEVDLLPDTDISRLTTDYHAAKDAVDGVNKNIGHVREMITRDRREAEEALADIKNLQVSIAEIEARKPHEPVPEEAIEVLKEGVQTLRGPLKRATERYNAVEKEHHFESLGLEKAEGAFNSHAPEPYLRNPALLDASPFEADLEGLEDVRVRTRSEIAALHGAHTEADDERRDLDAQYRNYEVLDGVYHFAGKTPLPARDLVPYADLRQELASNDARVKKSRKNFEGRKNMVIEDLSRVTVAVEFVNEIRTKLRAAENLDEAYSTRQSLDESAGMIRSDIAITREMVDGLREAETKIVAQALGIARQYRDYLKKFPTASKIEIDGRTYEMVHINFETCEYSSEVAEGTMHQYIQDLTHQIQTGEIGRKELEKALMPDQLVGRVLDMEQIIVKIRKIDIASHPLQEWEKIKASDGQENTMYIIFLVVIMSAIREVVVDRYDMKTAKVLIVDNPFGSTGAHYLWEKIGSILERNNVQIICSGHNIGADVREFFPVNHILTEEMSASGRTRIGIRFEGVGKELDRLERQKQEDVRAWLGS, encoded by the coding sequence ATGCCTAAACTCCAGCGTGTACGGGTTGTGAACGCCCAGTTCGACGACGGGAGGGGTATATACGAAGACTTTACGATGCCCTTCTATAGCCGGAACGCCACCTACGAACTGAGAAACGGCGGCGGGAAGTCTGTCCTGCTGATGCTCATGCTTCAGTGCATCCTCCCCAACACCTCGCTTGATCCAAACCACCCGTTCAAGGATATGTTCCGCGGTGGAGACCAGAACCGCACCACTCACATCCTTGCCGAATGGGAACTGGAAGAGGGCATTGCAGAGAAAAAATATCTTCTGACAGGTTTTTGTGCGAAGAGAAGGTCGGACCAGGACGAGGGAGAAAAAAATGACGGGATCAAGTACTTCTCCTATATCCACCTCTATGACAGGCAAAACGATCTCGACCTCAAAAATATCCCCCTCTGCTGGAGGGAGAGGGGTGACTTTGTGGTCAGGGACTATGCCGACAGCCAGAGAATGCTCAGGGAAAAGGCAAAGGCAGGCTACGACATCTGGGCCACGGACGTCCGAAAGGAGTACCTGGAAAAGATCCAGACTTACTGTCTTCTCGAACCCGAATGGGAGTTCATCAAACAGATCAACAGACAGGAAAATTTTCTGAAGTCATATTTCCGGGAGTTCAGGTCCTCACGGACGCTTGTGGAAAAACTCCTGATAAAGACGATCGAGAGGTGCCTCCAGCACAAACAGTCTCTCAGGACCGGGGAAGAGACAGGCGGGTCGAACGAGAAGTCTCTTGCGGACGCACTCTATCAGTGCCAGGAGGAACTCAAAAGGTTGCAGGAAGAGCAGAAATGCCTGCACGACTACGAACACCTTCTGGACGGAATCACCACTCTGCAGGAGGCAAACCAGGAGATGATCGGGTCATTCCAGGCATTCGAGGAGTCCAAACAGAGGGCTGCATCGCAGTACGCCGCACACCGGGAAGCGCTCGCCCGCAAGGAGGAAGAGATCCGTGACCTCCAGGAGAGGGCCGCCGGGAAAGAGGCGGCACTCCACTCCATAGAAACCGATATCGAGATGACCGGACTCATCGTGCAGAACGTCCGCGTCAATCTCCTCAGGCAGAGCCTTGAAAAGGTCGGAGGGGAGAAGACGCACCTCGAAGAAGCGGTGGAGGCACAGGAACACGAGGTGAAATGTGCATGGGCGGTGAACAAATATCTCAGGTACAGAGAGGCGCTGGCAGAGGTCAGGAAAAACGAGGAGTACATAGAGAATACAACACGCGATCACCTGGAGATCTTCACCCGGCTCCAGAGACTGGGAAAGACGCTCCTCGCCCATTCTCTGCGGGAGAAGCAGAGGGTCACCGACGACCTCCAGAGAGGAGAGGATGAAGCGGAAGCCCTCAAAGAGGCAAACACAAAATTAGAGCGGGCTCTCGGTGGCATCACGACGCGGATAGAGGAAAACAGACTTGCAATTGATAATTTAGAGCGACAGATCGCGGAGCTGGACGAGGAGGAGGCAGACCTCCACCAGAAACACAAACAATGTCCCCGCGTCGATACAGGGCTCTCGGATCAGATCCCCACACTCATCGAGGCGACGGAGAGGCGTATCACACGCGAAAATGATGCCTGTGCTCTTCTCTCTGCAGAGATCGATGAAAGAAAGAGGCGGCTCGACAGAAACGAGGTGTCAGAAAAGGGACTGAGAGAGCAGATTGATTTAAGGAACCGGGACATCGATCGGGTGAAGAGGGAGGTGGAGGCCTATACTGCCGAAGAGCAGGCGGCACACCAGATCGCCGGCCTCTACGGGACGGACGAGGTCGAGACCTGCCGTGCACATCTCAACGACCGTATCGGTGAGCTGCAGGAATCTCTGAGAGACCTGAAAGATCGTCGCACCTCCCTGGAGAAGGAGTTGGAGGGGGTACTGCACTACGGCGTCGCCCTGAACAGGGACACTCTGGACGCCCTCGACACCCTGCGCGAGAAATATGCAGAAGTCATGAGCGGGGCCGAATACCTGAAAGACCTCCCTCCTGATGAAAGAGAGGAGAGCCTGGCCAACGCTCCCTGGCTTTCAAAAGCTATCCTCCTCCTTCCCCAGGACTACGAGACAATTGTCCACAGTCCCTCCGTCCTCCCGGCCCTCGTCCAGGACGCATCAGTCGTCATCACCAGTTATGGTTATCTCAGGGAGAAGAGGGTCCTCACCCTCGGCGACGTATATATCCCGTCCAGGCCGCCGAAACACACTCTCCGCGTCCTCGACAGTGACCGAGAGGCGGAACGCCTCAGGAAGGAGATCTCAAGAATCAACGATGAAAGTATCCGGACCGGGGAGGAACTAGAAGGCGCCCGGAAGAACGAAGAGGCCCTCAGGTCATTTGTCCTGCGCTTTCCCCCCGGATACCAGGAGCAGAAAGAAGCCGAGATCAGGGGATATGCAGAGGCACGGGATGAAAAGGTCGCCCTGCATGCCGCCGTGCAGAAAGAGATCGAGGACGACCGGGACGCCCTTCCCGAAATAGAGGCACGCCTGGAGAAAAAAAGAGAAGAGGTCAACCTGTTCGAGAGAAAGCGTCTCCTGCTCCTAAATATCCAGGAGATATCAGGGAAGAAGAAAGAGGCCTCCAAAGGTCTGCAGCAGAAAATCCAGTATGGGAAGGAGTACGAGGCGGCGCTGGAGCAGACCGAGGCCGGGATCGCCCGGGGCACGCTAGACCTGAAGAACAAAGAGCAGTCGAACAGACAGCTGAATGCCCATCTCCGGACGGTAACGGGGGCATGTGCGGAGTACCGGGAATATGAAAAGGATGAGGTCGACCTTCTCCCTGACACCGACATCTCACGACTCACGACCGACTACCACGCCGCAAAGGATGCAGTCGACGGGGTCAACAAAAATATTGGCCATGTCCGGGAAATGATCACCAGAGACAGACGGGAGGCGGAGGAGGCACTGGCCGACATAAAGAATTTACAGGTCTCCATCGCCGAGATCGAAGCCCGAAAACCCCACGAACCCGTCCCCGAAGAGGCCATCGAGGTGCTGAAAGAGGGGGTGCAGACCCTCCGCGGTCCCCTTAAGAGGGCAACAGAACGGTATAATGCTGTGGAGAAGGAACACCACTTCGAGTCCCTTGGCCTGGAGAAGGCGGAGGGGGCCTTCAACAGCCACGCACCAGAGCCCTATCTCCGGAACCCGGCACTCCTCGACGCCTCGCCATTTGAAGCGGACCTGGAGGGGCTGGAGGACGTACGTGTGCGTACCCGTAGCGAGATCGCGGCCCTGCACGGTGCACACACAGAGGCGGATGACGAACGGAGAGACTTGGATGCCCAGTACCGGAACTATGAGGTGCTCGACGGTGTCTATCATTTTGCGGGGAAGACACCTCTTCCAGCCAGAGACCTGGTCCCCTATGCTGATCTCCGGCAGGAACTTGCTTCAAACGATGCACGGGTGAAAAAAAGCAGGAAAAATTTTGAGGGCAGAAAAAATATGGTCATCGAAGACCTCAGCAGGGTCACCGTCGCAGTCGAGTTCGTAAACGAGATCAGGACAAAACTCAGGGCGGCGGAAAACCTGGACGAGGCATACTCCACCCGCCAGAGCCTGGACGAATCTGCCGGGATGATCAGGTCGGACATCGCCATAACCAGGGAGATGGTGGACGGGCTGCGCGAAGCCGAGACAAAGATCGTCGCTCAGGCTCTTGGTATAGCACGGCAATACAGGGACTACCTGAAAAAGTTCCCGACAGCCTCGAAGATCGAGATCGACGGGCGGACGTATGAGATGGTGCATATCAACTTCGAGACATGCGAGTATTCCAGCGAGGTGGCGGAGGGGACGATGCACCAGTACATTCAGGACCTCACCCACCAGATCCAGACTGGCGAGATCGGGCGGAAAGAACTGGAAAAAGCGCTCATGCCCGACCAGCTGGTGGGCAGGGTGCTGGACATGGAGCAGATCATCGTCAAAATACGCAAGATCGACATAGCCTCTCACCCCCTCCAGGAGTGGGAGAAGATCAAGGCCTCAGATGGTCAGGAGAATACGATGTATATCATCTTCCTCGTGGTCATCATGTCCGCGATCCGGGAGGTCGTCGTCGACCGGTATGATATGAAGACCGCAAAGGTGCTTATTGTCGACAATCCCTTCGGTTCGACGGGGGCACACTATCTCTGGGAGAAGATCGGGTCGATCCTTGAGCGCAACAACGTCCAGATCATCTGCTCGGGGCATAATATCGGTGCAGATGTGAGAGAGTTCTTCCCGGTCAACCATATTCTAACCGAGGAGATGTCGGCGTCGGGCAGGACCAGAATCGGGATCAGGTTTGAAGGAGTAGGGAAGGAACTGGATCGGCTTGAGCGGCAGAAGCAAGAAGATGTCAGGGCCTGGCTCGGATCATGA